A section of the Streptomyces sp. SLBN-118 genome encodes:
- the hutU gene encoding urocanate hydratase, with translation MSGPRPVRAPRGTELSALGWQQEAALRMLQNNLDPEVAEHPDKLVVYGGTGKAARDWRSFDAMVRTLRTLKQDETMLVQSGRPVGVMQTHEWAPRVLIANSNLVGDWANWEEFRRLEALGLTMYGQMTAGSWIYIGTQGILQGTYETFAAVAAKKFGGTLAGTITLTAGLGGMGGAQPLAVTMNDGVAICIDVDPRAIERRIEHRYLDVRAGSLEHALQLAVEARDARKPLSIGLLGNAAELLPRMLAEGAPIDIVTDQTSAHDPLSYLPVGVDFDDMASYAAEKPADFTQRARESMARHVEAMVGFMDAGAEVFDYGNSIRGEAQLAGYDRAFAFPGFVPAYIRPLFCEGKGPFRWAALSGEASDIHKTDKAMLELFPENESLHRWIKMAGERVHFQGLPARICWLGYGERDRAGERFNDMVASGELAAPLAIGRDHLDCGSVASPYRETEAMLDGSDAIADWPLLNAMVNVASGASWVSIHHGGGVGMGRSIHAGQVSVADGTKLAGEKIRRVLTNDPGMGVIRHVDAGYDIAENVADERGVRVPMREGGPA, from the coding sequence ATGTCAGGACCCCGCCCCGTACGGGCACCGCGCGGTACGGAACTGAGCGCCCTGGGATGGCAGCAGGAAGCCGCCCTCCGCATGCTCCAGAACAACCTCGACCCCGAGGTCGCCGAGCACCCCGACAAGCTCGTCGTCTACGGCGGCACGGGCAAGGCCGCCCGTGACTGGCGCTCCTTCGACGCGATGGTGCGCACGCTGCGGACGCTGAAGCAGGACGAGACGATGCTCGTCCAGTCCGGCCGTCCCGTCGGCGTGATGCAGACCCACGAGTGGGCGCCGCGCGTGCTCATCGCCAACTCCAACCTGGTCGGCGACTGGGCGAACTGGGAGGAGTTCCGGCGCCTGGAGGCCCTCGGCCTCACCATGTACGGCCAGATGACAGCCGGGTCCTGGATCTACATCGGCACGCAGGGCATCCTCCAGGGCACCTACGAGACCTTCGCCGCCGTCGCCGCGAAGAAGTTCGGCGGCACCCTCGCCGGGACGATCACGCTGACCGCCGGCCTCGGCGGCATGGGCGGCGCGCAGCCGCTCGCCGTGACCATGAACGACGGCGTCGCGATCTGCATCGACGTCGACCCGCGCGCGATCGAGCGCCGTATCGAGCACCGCTACCTGGACGTGCGCGCGGGCTCCCTGGAGCACGCGCTCCAGCTGGCCGTCGAGGCGCGTGACGCCCGCAAGCCGCTCTCCATCGGCCTCCTCGGCAATGCGGCGGAGCTGCTGCCGCGGATGCTCGCCGAAGGCGCGCCGATCGACATCGTGACCGACCAGACCTCGGCCCACGACCCGCTCTCGTACCTGCCGGTCGGCGTCGACTTCGACGACATGGCCTCCTATGCGGCGGAGAAGCCCGCGGACTTCACGCAGCGCGCACGAGAGTCGATGGCGCGCCACGTGGAGGCGATGGTCGGCTTCATGGACGCGGGCGCGGAGGTCTTCGACTACGGGAACTCGATCCGTGGCGAGGCACAACTGGCCGGTTATGACCGGGCGTTCGCCTTCCCCGGCTTTGTGCCCGCCTACATCCGGCCGCTGTTCTGCGAGGGCAAGGGCCCGTTCCGCTGGGCGGCGCTCTCGGGTGAGGCCTCGGACATCCACAAGACCGACAAGGCCATGCTGGAGCTGTTCCCCGAGAACGAGTCCCTGCACCGCTGGATCAAGATGGCCGGCGAAAGGGTCCACTTCCAGGGCCTTCCGGCGCGAATCTGCTGGCTCGGCTACGGCGAGCGGGACCGCGCCGGTGAGCGCTTCAACGACATGGTGGCGTCCGGCGAACTGGCGGCCCCGCTGGCGATCGGCCGCGACCACCTGGACTGCGGCTCGGTGGCGTCCCCGTACCGCGAGACCGAGGCGATGCTGGACGGATCCGACGCGATCGCGGACTGGCCGCTGCTGAACGCCATGGTGAACGTGGCGTCCGGTGCGTCGTGGGTCTCCATCCACCACGGCGGCGGCGTCGGTATGGGCCGCTCGATCCACGCGGGCCAGGTCTCGGTGGCGGACGGCACGAAGCTGGCGGGCGAGAAGATCCGCCGGGTTCTGACGAACGACCCGGGGATGGGTGTCATCCGGCATGTCGACGCGGGGTACGACATCGCGGAGAACGTCGCCGACGAGCGTGGGGTCCGCGTGCCGATGCGGGAGGGCGGGCCGGCGTGA
- a CDS encoding diaminopimelate decarboxylase, protein MAFDRRDQAVRAAVEQGLLCEEQPVAALLDVTGIRASATALRDAFAAVTDAPVLHAFAVKAAPLVPVLALLRDEGIGAEVASPGELALAGAAGVRPDRTVLDSPAKTPAELREALELGIAVNADNPQELARIDALVGASPTRSPLGLRVNPQIGGGAIEALSTATATSKFGVALRDEGARDWVVRAYLDRPWLTRLHTHSGSQGMPTALMTRAIGTVYELAEEINTAAGRQQIDTVDIGGGLPVNFASDEQTPTFAAYARLLKEQVPGLLDGRYGLVTEFGRSLLAKHGTLLARVEYAKTAGGRPIAVTHAGVQVATRTVYDPASWPLRIAAYDAKGRPKTGAAVVQNIAGPACFAGDLLAEARPVPLLEPGDVIATLDTGAYYFSNHYGYNSLPRPGIYGFTSGAEGEGPTRFATVRAPQSPAEIVTESGGGQPDALLSS, encoded by the coding sequence ATGGCTTTCGACCGGCGGGATCAGGCCGTACGAGCAGCGGTGGAGCAGGGTCTTCTGTGCGAGGAGCAGCCCGTCGCGGCCCTTCTCGACGTGACCGGCATCCGAGCGTCCGCCACCGCACTGCGGGACGCCTTCGCCGCGGTCACCGATGCGCCCGTGCTGCACGCCTTCGCCGTGAAGGCCGCGCCTCTCGTCCCCGTCCTGGCCCTGCTGCGCGACGAGGGCATCGGCGCGGAGGTCGCGAGCCCGGGCGAGCTGGCGCTGGCCGGGGCGGCAGGCGTACGCCCCGACCGCACCGTCCTCGACTCCCCCGCCAAGACCCCCGCCGAACTGCGCGAGGCGCTGGAGCTGGGCATCGCCGTCAACGCCGACAATCCGCAGGAGCTGGCGCGGATCGACGCCCTCGTCGGGGCATCGCCGACCCGCTCCCCGCTCGGACTGCGGGTGAATCCTCAGATCGGCGGCGGTGCGATCGAGGCCCTGTCCACGGCCACGGCGACCTCGAAATTCGGTGTCGCGCTGCGCGACGAGGGCGCCCGTGACTGGGTCGTGCGTGCGTATCTCGACCGCCCCTGGCTGACCCGGCTGCACACCCACTCCGGCTCGCAGGGCATGCCCACGGCCCTCATGACCCGGGCCATCGGCACGGTGTACGAGCTCGCCGAGGAGATCAACACCGCGGCCGGGCGGCAGCAGATCGACACCGTCGACATCGGCGGCGGCCTGCCCGTCAACTTCGCGTCCGACGAGCAGACGCCGACCTTCGCCGCGTACGCCCGGCTGCTGAAGGAGCAGGTGCCGGGCCTGCTGGACGGCCGCTACGGCCTGGTCACCGAGTTCGGCCGCTCCCTGCTCGCCAAGCACGGCACACTCCTCGCCCGCGTCGAGTACGCCAAGACGGCGGGCGGGCGCCCCATCGCGGTGACCCACGCGGGCGTCCAGGTCGCCACCCGTACCGTCTACGACCCGGCCTCCTGGCCGCTGCGCATCGCCGCGTACGACGCCAAGGGCCGGCCCAAGACCGGTGCCGCCGTCGTGCAGAACATCGCGGGGCCCGCCTGCTTCGCGGGAGACCTGCTCGCCGAGGCCCGTCCGGTGCCGCTGCTGGAGCCGGGCGATGTGATCGCGACGCTGGACACGGGCGCGTACTACTTCTCGAACCACTACGGCTACAACAGCCTCCCGAGGCCCGGGATCTACGGCTTCACCAGCGGCGCGGAGGGCGAGGGGCCGACGCGGTTCGCGACCGTTCGGGCGCCGCAGAGCCCGGCCGAGATCGTCACCGAGTCGGGCGGCGGGCAGCCGGACGCACTGCTCAGCTCCTGA
- a CDS encoding transcriptional regulator: MLLRLADERATGVLVRDHGALYLSDGQVVHAESPRAPGLDVLLTASGLLEPDSWAEAVAQAGARCEVARFLVDSGQVAGGKLEICHLGALFDAAFFALAPTGGPTRFRYGVVHWIGRVRPVPTEVVEREARRRSRLLDSVWPHPTVDTAPVERRAHPTARAVSPLRQALLELADGVRTPAAIARALGRPAFNTLIEVRRLAADGLIETPDKSALPSRPAATAAIAAEATESPSVLDSALLRRLRDALEATL; the protein is encoded by the coding sequence ATGCTCCTCAGACTCGCCGACGAACGCGCCACGGGCGTGCTGGTCCGCGACCACGGCGCCCTCTATCTCTCCGACGGCCAGGTCGTGCACGCCGAGAGTCCCCGGGCGCCCGGACTCGACGTCCTGCTCACCGCGAGCGGCCTGCTGGAGCCCGACAGCTGGGCGGAAGCGGTCGCGCAGGCGGGCGCACGCTGCGAGGTCGCCCGCTTCCTCGTCGACAGCGGCCAGGTGGCCGGGGGCAAGCTGGAGATCTGCCATCTGGGCGCGCTGTTCGACGCGGCCTTCTTCGCGCTCGCGCCGACCGGCGGGCCGACCCGCTTCCGCTACGGGGTCGTCCACTGGATCGGCAGGGTGCGGCCGGTGCCCACCGAGGTCGTGGAACGCGAGGCCAGGCGGCGAAGCCGGCTGCTGGACTCCGTCTGGCCCCACCCCACGGTCGACACCGCTCCGGTGGAGCGCCGCGCGCACCCCACGGCGCGGGCGGTCAGCCCGCTCAGGCAGGCCCTGCTCGAACTCGCCGACGGCGTACGCACCCCGGCCGCCATCGCCAGAGCACTGGGGCGTCCCGCCTTCAACACCCTCATCGAGGTACGGAGGCTGGCCGCCGACGGGCTCATCGAGACGCCCGACAAGTCGGCGCTGCCCAGTCGGCCCGCTGCCACCGCCGCCATCGCCGCCGAGGCCACCGAGTCCCCGTCGGTCCTGGACTCCGCCCTGCTCCGACGGCTGCGCGACGCACTGGAGGCAACCCTGTGA
- a CDS encoding roadblock/LC7 domain-containing protein, which yields MRAEADLLAELKRLRIRVPQLTGALASSSEGLVLAADTEEAESVASLTAAALRAALRLTEATGQGAFRELLVQGERGYVATYAAGSSALLTLLAEPRINVGRLHLEARRSGARIGELVDGALDRPENT from the coding sequence ATGAGGGCCGAGGCCGACCTGCTCGCCGAACTGAAACGCCTGCGTATACGCGTACCGCAGCTCACCGGCGCACTCGCCTCCAGCTCGGAAGGGCTCGTGCTGGCGGCCGACACCGAGGAGGCGGAGAGCGTCGCCTCGCTGACCGCCGCAGCGCTGCGCGCAGCGCTGCGGCTCACCGAGGCGACCGGACAAGGGGCCTTCCGCGAGCTGCTGGTCCAGGGCGAGCGGGGATACGTCGCGACCTATGCGGCGGGTTCCTCGGCCCTCCTCACCCTCCTGGCCGAGCCGCGTATCAACGTCGGCCGGCTCCACCTCGAGGCCCGACGCTCCGGCGCCCGTATCGGCGAGCTGGTGGACGGCGCCCTCGACCGACCGGAGAACACCTGA
- a CDS encoding MurR/RpiR family transcriptional regulator, translating into MSDSPAARLQELFEGHRLTPTQRRIAHSMVRRAADVPFLSSVELAEVAGVSQPSVTRFAVALGFDGYPALRKHLREVAPAESEAGANGINEYQQAVQAEIENLRHLAHLLADLSPVERAGRLLAASRPLPVLGLRAASSQARGFAYFAAKVHPDVRLLDEGGTMLTDRIDAARLAGASALLCFALPRHPREVVDALAHARSAGLKVVTVADSAFAPVAAHSDLLIPAAVGTGLAFDTACAPMLLGRVLLEAMCDDLSDAQARLEEFDAKAAARGLFVE; encoded by the coding sequence ATGAGCGACAGCCCTGCCGCACGGCTGCAGGAGCTCTTCGAAGGCCACCGGCTCACCCCCACCCAGCGCAGGATCGCCCACAGCATGGTGCGCCGGGCCGCCGACGTCCCCTTCCTGTCCAGCGTGGAACTCGCCGAGGTCGCCGGGGTCAGCCAGCCGTCCGTCACCCGCTTCGCCGTCGCGCTCGGCTTCGACGGCTACCCGGCGCTGCGCAAGCACCTGCGGGAAGTCGCGCCGGCGGAGAGCGAGGCGGGCGCGAACGGGATCAACGAGTACCAGCAGGCGGTGCAGGCAGAGATCGAGAACCTGCGCCATCTCGCCCACCTGCTCGCCGACCTCTCCCCGGTCGAACGTGCCGGCCGTCTCCTCGCCGCCTCCCGTCCGCTGCCGGTGCTCGGCCTGCGCGCCGCGTCCTCGCAGGCCCGCGGCTTCGCGTACTTCGCGGCCAAGGTGCACCCCGACGTGCGCCTCCTCGACGAGGGCGGCACGATGCTCACGGACCGCATCGACGCGGCCCGCCTGGCGGGTGCGAGCGCCCTGCTGTGCTTCGCGCTGCCACGCCACCCGAGGGAGGTCGTGGATGCGCTGGCGCACGCGCGCTCGGCGGGCCTGAAGGTGGTGACCGTCGCCGACTCGGCCTTCGCGCCGGTCGCCGCCCACAGCGACCTGCTGATCCCGGCGGCGGTCGGCACGGGCCTGGCCTTCGACACGGCCTGCGCGCCGATGCTGCTGGGGAGGGTGCTGCTGGAGGCGATGTGCGACGACCTGTCGGACGCGCAGGCGCGGCTGGAGGAGTTCGACGCGAAGGCGGCGGCGAGAGGCCTGTTCGTGGAGTAG
- a CDS encoding cystathionine beta-synthase produces the protein MRIHHSMISLVGNTPLLKLNSVTAGIQATVLAKVEYFNPGGSVKDRIALRMIEAAEESGALQPGGTIVEPTSGNTGVGLAIVAQQKGYKCIFVCPDKVSTDKINVLRAYGAEVVVCPTAVDPEHPDSYYNVSDRLVRETPGAWKPDQYSNPNNPRSHYETTGPELWEQTDGKITHFVAGVGTGGTISGTGKYLKEVSGGKVKIIGADPEGSVYSGGSGRPYLVEGVGEDFWPTAYDPNVTDDIVAVSDKDSFQMTRRLAKEEGLLVGGSCGMAVVAALRVAEGLGPDDVVVVLLPDSGRGYLSKIFNDEWMADYGFLEDSGPSASVADVLRDKEGGKIPSLVHMHPEETVGEAIEVLREYGVSQMPIVKPGAGHPDVMAAEVIGSVVERELLDALFTQRASLGDPLEKHMSAPLPQVGSGEPVGDLMSVLGVADAAIVLVEGKPTGVVSRQDLLSFLAKSGK, from the coding sequence GTGCGTATCCACCACTCGATGATCAGTCTTGTCGGCAATACCCCGCTGCTGAAGCTGAACAGCGTGACCGCAGGCATTCAGGCGACCGTCCTGGCCAAGGTCGAGTACTTCAACCCCGGCGGGTCGGTGAAGGACCGGATCGCGCTGCGCATGATCGAGGCGGCAGAGGAGAGCGGGGCGCTCCAGCCCGGCGGCACGATCGTGGAACCGACCAGCGGCAACACCGGTGTCGGCCTTGCGATCGTGGCCCAGCAGAAGGGCTACAAGTGCATCTTCGTCTGCCCGGACAAGGTGTCCACGGACAAGATCAATGTGCTCCGTGCGTACGGTGCCGAGGTCGTCGTGTGCCCCACGGCCGTCGACCCCGAGCACCCCGACTCGTACTACAACGTCTCCGACCGTCTGGTGCGCGAGACGCCCGGCGCCTGGAAGCCCGACCAGTACTCCAACCCGAACAACCCGCGCTCGCACTACGAGACCACCGGTCCCGAGCTGTGGGAGCAGACGGACGGGAAGATCACCCATTTCGTCGCGGGTGTCGGCACCGGCGGCACGATCTCTGGGACCGGCAAGTACCTCAAGGAGGTCAGCGGCGGCAAGGTCAAGATCATCGGCGCTGACCCGGAGGGCTCCGTGTACTCCGGCGGTTCCGGCCGTCCCTACCTCGTCGAGGGCGTCGGCGAGGACTTCTGGCCGACGGCGTACGACCCCAACGTGACCGACGACATCGTCGCCGTGTCCGACAAGGACTCCTTCCAGATGACGCGCCGTCTCGCCAAGGAGGAGGGCCTGCTCGTCGGCGGCTCCTGCGGCATGGCCGTGGTGGCGGCGCTGCGGGTGGCCGAGGGGCTCGGCCCCGACGACGTGGTCGTCGTACTGCTCCCGGACAGCGGCCGCGGCTACCTCTCCAAGATCTTCAACGACGAGTGGATGGCGGACTACGGCTTCCTGGAGGACTCCGGTCCGTCCGCGAGCGTCGCCGATGTGCTGCGCGACAAGGAGGGCGGCAAGATCCCCAGCCTGGTGCACATGCACCCGGAGGAGACGGTCGGCGAGGCGATCGAGGTGCTTCGCGAGTACGGCGTCTCCCAGATGCCGATCGTGAAGCCGGGCGCGGGTCACCCGGACGTGATGGCCGCCGAGGTCATCGGCTCCGTCGTCGAACGCGAGCTCCTGGACGCGCTGTTCACCCAGCGCGCCTCGCTCGGGGACCCCCTGGAGAAGCACATGAGCGCTCCGCTCCCGCAGGTCGGGTCGGGCGAGCCGGTCGGGGACCTGATGTCGGTGCTCGGTGTTGCGGACGCGGCGATTGTGCTGGTGGAGGGCAAGCCGACGGGTGTGGTGAGCCGTCAGGACCTGCTGTCATTCCTCGCCAAGAGCGGCAAGTAG
- a CDS encoding SGNH/GDSL hydrolase family protein yields the protein MARRIAAGAAYGGGSIGLLGAAAVGLVLAEVQLAKRSVGGGTAPLPPRGDGLYGLAFGRSNPLVLGVLGDSTAAGQGVRRAGQTPGALLASGLAAVAERAVEVRNVALPGAQSDDLERQVTLLLADRKRTPDVCVIMIGANDVTHRMPPTQSVRHLAAAVRRLRTAGAEVVVGTCPDLGTIEPVYQPLRFLARRVSRQLAAAQTIVVVEQGGRTVSLGDLLGPEFAANPREMFGADNYHPSAEGYATAAMAMLPTLCAVLGVWPESDRLEPERHEDMLPVAKAAATAAKEAGTEVTAARAPWALLKHRRRRRLPTPAPTPEPSPASEAGRS from the coding sequence GTGGCACGGCGCATCGCGGCGGGCGCGGCCTACGGGGGCGGCAGCATCGGCCTGCTCGGAGCGGCTGCAGTGGGACTTGTGCTGGCGGAGGTCCAGCTGGCGAAGCGCTCCGTGGGCGGGGGCACGGCCCCTCTTCCACCACGCGGCGACGGGCTGTACGGGCTGGCCTTCGGCCGCAGCAATCCGCTGGTCCTCGGCGTACTGGGGGACTCGACTGCGGCGGGGCAGGGCGTACGGCGGGCGGGCCAGACACCGGGGGCCCTGCTGGCCTCCGGGCTCGCGGCGGTGGCCGAGCGCGCGGTGGAGGTCCGCAACGTGGCACTGCCGGGGGCGCAGTCGGACGACCTGGAGCGACAGGTGACGCTGCTGCTCGCGGACCGGAAGCGGACACCGGACGTCTGCGTGATCATGATCGGCGCGAACGACGTCACCCACCGGATGCCGCCCACGCAGTCCGTCCGCCATCTCGCGGCCGCGGTGCGCAGGCTGCGTACGGCGGGCGCGGAGGTGGTGGTCGGCACGTGCCCTGATCTCGGCACGATCGAGCCGGTGTACCAGCCACTGCGGTTTCTGGCGCGAAGGGTCTCACGGCAGCTGGCGGCGGCGCAGACGATCGTGGTCGTCGAACAGGGCGGCCGCACGGTGTCGCTCGGCGACCTGCTGGGCCCGGAGTTCGCGGCGAACCCCCGGGAGATGTTCGGCGCGGACAACTACCACCCGTCGGCGGAGGGCTACGCGACGGCGGCGATGGCGATGCTGCCGACGCTGTGCGCGGTGCTCGGCGTCTGGCCGGAGTCGGACCGCCTGGAGCCGGAGCGCCACGAGGACATGCTCCCGGTGGCGAAGGCGGCGGCGACGGCGGCGAAGGAGGCGGGTACGGAGGTCACGGCGGCGAGGGCGCCCTGGGCCCTGCTGAAGCACCGCCGACGCCGCCGCCTCCCGACCCCGGCGCCGACCCCGGAACCGTCGCCCGCGTCGGAGGCGGGGCGGTCGTAG
- a CDS encoding acetyl-CoA C-acetyltransferase translates to MPEAVIVSAARSPIGRAFKGSLKDLRADDLTATIIQTALAKVPELDPRDIDDLMLGCGLPGGEQGHNLGRIVAVQMGMDHLPGCTVTRYCSSSLQTSRMALHAIKAGEGDVFISAGVEMVSRFVKGNSDSLPDTHNPLFAEAEARTASVAENGAADWHDPREDGLVPDAYIAMGQTAENLARLKGVTRQDMDEFGVRSQNLAEEALKNGFWEREITPVTTPDGTVVSRDDGPRAGVTLDAVQGLKPVFRPDGFVTAGNCCPLNDGAAALVIMSDTKARELGLTPLARIVSTGVSGLSPEIMGYGPVEASKQALKRAGLTAGDIDLAEINEAFAAQVIPSYRDLGLDLEKVNVNGGAIAVGHPFGMTGARITGTLINSLQFHDKQFGLETMCVGGGQGMAMVIERLS, encoded by the coding sequence ATGCCCGAAGCCGTGATCGTCTCTGCCGCCCGCTCCCCCATCGGCCGGGCCTTCAAGGGCTCCCTGAAGGACCTGCGCGCCGACGATCTGACCGCCACCATCATTCAGACCGCCCTCGCCAAGGTCCCCGAGCTCGACCCCCGGGACATCGACGACCTGATGCTCGGCTGCGGCCTGCCCGGTGGCGAGCAGGGGCACAATCTCGGTCGTATCGTCGCCGTGCAGATGGGGATGGACCACCTCCCCGGCTGTACGGTCACGCGCTACTGCTCCTCCTCGCTGCAGACCAGCCGCATGGCGCTGCACGCCATCAAGGCCGGCGAGGGCGACGTCTTCATCTCCGCCGGTGTCGAGATGGTTTCCCGGTTCGTGAAGGGCAACTCCGACAGCCTTCCGGACACGCACAACCCCCTCTTCGCCGAGGCCGAAGCCCGCACCGCCTCCGTCGCCGAGAACGGCGCCGCCGACTGGCACGACCCCCGCGAGGACGGCCTGGTCCCCGACGCGTACATCGCCATGGGCCAGACCGCCGAGAACCTGGCCCGCCTCAAGGGCGTGACCCGCCAGGACATGGACGAGTTCGGCGTACGGTCGCAGAACCTGGCGGAGGAGGCCCTCAAGAACGGCTTCTGGGAGCGCGAGATCACCCCCGTGACGACCCCGGACGGCACGGTCGTCTCCAGGGACGACGGCCCCCGCGCGGGCGTCACCCTGGACGCCGTGCAGGGCCTGAAGCCGGTCTTCCGCCCCGACGGCTTCGTCACCGCCGGCAACTGCTGCCCGCTCAACGACGGCGCCGCCGCCCTGGTGATCATGTCCGACACCAAGGCGCGCGAGCTGGGCCTGACCCCACTCGCCCGGATCGTGTCCACCGGCGTCTCCGGCCTGTCCCCCGAGATCATGGGGTACGGCCCGGTCGAGGCCTCCAAGCAGGCTCTGAAGCGAGCGGGCCTGACGGCCGGCGACATCGACCTGGCCGAGATCAACGAGGCCTTCGCCGCCCAGGTCATCCCCTCGTACCGGGACCTCGGCCTGGACCTGGAGAAGGTCAACGTCAACGGTGGCGCCATCGCCGTCGGCCACCCCTTCGGCATGACGGGCGCGCGGATCACCGGCACGCTGATCAACAGCCTGCAGTTCCACGACAAGCAGTTCGGTCTGGAGACCATGTGCGTCGGTGGCGGCCAGGGCATGGCGATGGTCATCGAGCGGCTGAGCTGA
- a CDS encoding DUF4287 domain-containing protein, translated as MSQVFSEETHRNLLSRIPHCTGREISDWLRTVEEGPSLFRFEEKVSWLRSEHNLAYGHAKAIIHEYDLRRAARKLL; from the coding sequence ATGTCCCAAGTCTTCTCCGAAGAGACCCATCGAAATCTGCTCTCCCGAATCCCTCACTGCACCGGTCGTGAAATCTCCGACTGGCTTCGCACCGTCGAGGAGGGCCCCTCCCTCTTCCGCTTCGAGGAGAAGGTCAGCTGGCTCCGGAGCGAGCACAATCTCGCTTACGGACATGCCAAAGCGATCATCCATGAGTACGACCTGAGGCGCGCCGCGCGCAAACTGCTCTAG
- a CDS encoding Bax inhibitor-1/YccA family protein, with protein sequence MRSSNPVFSRRGFSRDNGYAGFNAQQPQAGGPAVGTNPYVQGAGNPYATNPYAPADTRYGAPAPARTNAMTMDDVVSRTAMTLGTVTVGAILAWVVLPVSSTSYGLAIGAALVAFVLAIIQSFKRTPSPALIIGYAAFEGIFLGVISEMYNSVWSGAPFQAVLGTLAVSGATLFMYKQRWIRVTARYARIGMTIAIAFVAVMLVNLLLVVFGVAGDGGLRSFGPLGAIVGILAILIGCFFLTLDFKQIEDGIAYGAPREESWLAAFGLTMSLVWIYLEMLRLVAIFSGDD encoded by the coding sequence ATGAGGAGCAGTAACCCGGTCTTCTCGCGACGGGGGTTCAGCCGCGACAACGGCTACGCGGGGTTCAACGCGCAGCAGCCGCAGGCCGGGGGCCCCGCCGTAGGAACCAACCCCTACGTACAGGGCGCGGGCAACCCGTACGCCACCAACCCCTACGCTCCGGCGGACACGCGATACGGCGCCCCGGCGCCCGCGCGCACCAACGCCATGACGATGGACGACGTCGTCTCGCGCACCGCCATGACCCTGGGCACCGTCACCGTCGGCGCGATCCTCGCCTGGGTCGTGCTGCCCGTCTCGTCCACCAGCTACGGGCTTGCCATCGGCGCCGCGCTGGTGGCGTTCGTTCTCGCGATCATCCAGTCCTTCAAGCGGACACCGTCGCCCGCGCTGATCATCGGCTATGCCGCGTTCGAGGGCATTTTCCTGGGCGTGATCAGCGAGATGTACAACAGCGTCTGGTCGGGTGCGCCCTTCCAGGCCGTGCTGGGCACCTTGGCGGTCAGTGGCGCCACGCTCTTCATGTACAAGCAGCGCTGGATCCGGGTCACCGCCCGTTATGCCCGTATCGGCATGACCATCGCGATCGCCTTCGTCGCAGTGATGCTGGTGAACCTCCTGCTGGTGGTCTTCGGCGTCGCCGGGGACGGCGGTCTGCGCAGCTTCGGCCCGCTCGGCGCGATCGTGGGCATCCTCGCGATCCTGATCGGCTGCTTCTTCCTGACGCTGGACTTCAAGCAGATCGAGGACGGCATCGCGTACGGCGCTCCCCGCGAGGAGTCCTGGCTGGCGGCCTTCGGTCTGACGATGTCGCTCGTCTGGATCTACCTGGAGATGCTGCGGCTGGTCGCGATCTTCAGCGGCGACGACTAG
- a CDS encoding ABC transporter ATP-binding protein encodes MTTTPIAHRATAVAARATDLSKVYGQGETQVVALDRVTVDFRQAEFTAIMGPSGSGKSTLMHCVAGLDSFSSGSVRIGETELGSLKDKQLTQLRRDKIGFIFQAFNLLPTLSALENITLPMDIAGRKPNKQWLEQVIEMVGLRDRLSHRPTELSGGQQQRVAVARALASQPDIIFGDEPTGNLDSRSGAEVLGFLRNSVRELGQTVVMVTHDPVAASYADRVIFLADGRIVDEMLSPTADGVLDRMKEFDAKGRTS; translated from the coding sequence GTGACCACCACTCCCATCGCTCACCGCGCCACCGCAGTGGCCGCCCGCGCCACGGATCTGTCCAAGGTGTACGGACAGGGCGAGACCCAGGTGGTCGCGCTGGACCGGGTGACCGTCGACTTCCGGCAGGCGGAGTTCACCGCGATCATGGGGCCCTCGGGCTCCGGCAAGTCCACGCTGATGCACTGCGTGGCCGGCCTCGACAGCTTCAGCTCCGGATCGGTACGGATCGGTGAGACCGAGCTCGGCTCGCTCAAGGACAAGCAGCTGACCCAGCTGCGCAGGGACAAAATCGGCTTCATCTTCCAGGCGTTCAACCTGCTGCCGACGCTCAGCGCCCTGGAGAACATCACGCTCCCGATGGACATCGCGGGCCGCAAGCCCAACAAGCAGTGGCTGGAGCAGGTCATCGAGATGGTGGGCCTGCGGGACCGGCTCAGCCACCGCCCCACCGAGCTCTCCGGCGGCCAGCAGCAGCGCGTCGCCGTCGCCCGCGCGCTGGCCTCGCAGCCGGACATCATCTTCGGCGACGAGCCGACCGGAAACCTGGACTCGCGCTCGGGCGCCGAGGTGCTGGGCTTCCTGCGCAACTCGGTACGGGAGCTGGGCCAGACCGTCGTCATGGTCACCCACGACCCGGTGGCCGCCTCCTACGCCGACCGGGTGATCTTCCTGGCGGACGGCCGGATCGTCGACGAGATGCTCAGCCCCACCGCCGACGGCGTTCTCGACCGGATGAAGGAGTTCGACGCCAAGGGCCGGACCAGCTGA